The genome window ccaaatgattgtctgtacttacagtagatagcgccaaacctttttctaaaagaggaaaagaaagaagttaaggaggaacttttattttttaagcttgaaattaagtatcaaaactcacaaaagtcaaataaagcaaactgtagtaaacaaaatagaatataaattaaacaattgccagattgggggccccctagtggtcaggggccctaagcagatccatagtctgcgtataggctgggccggccctgacctgcagacaagtggaaatgctgcgcAGGGGCCGCACAAGGGCCACGACCCCTTGCTCCACTTGCCAAAACCAGTCACCGCCGCAACCCCCCAACCGACATGGCAAACCGCGGGAcaactcgtgaccataggtgagtgtTCAACAAAAACCTTACAGGTTATGCTTCATAAGAGTTAAAGCAAGCCAATATATTTAAAGCCACGGTAACATTAGGCACAGTTTCAACATCAAAATAGGAAAACAAAAACTGGTGCTGAATGACTCAAAATGTACTGAACATGCACATTTGCCTACAAGAGAAATGcctacctcattggctgccactgactatCACCACTAtgtctacagtgtatcacaaaaatgagtacacccctcgcatttctgcagatatttaagtatatcttttcatgggacaacacttacctgtacaaaatgacactttgacacagtgaaagtagtctgtgtgcagcttatataatagaggtaattcatttccccctcaaaataactcaaaatataaccattaatatctaaacccctggcaataaaagtgagtacaccccatagaaactacgtacatccctaaatgtccaaattgagtactgcttgtcatttaccctccaaaatgtcatgtgactcgttacatgagtgctgtcagcattgctgcaaagTGAAGAGGtgtggggtcagcctgttagagctcagaccatacgccacactctacatcaaattggtgtgcatggctgtcaccccaggaggaaccctcttctgaagatggtacacaagaaagcccgcctgtctcatcagaccataggacatggttccagtaatccatgtgctttgttgacatgtcttcagcaaactgtttgcgggctgtcttgtgtaccatcttcagaaaaggcttcctcctggggtgacagccatgcacaccaatttgatgtagatcacggcgtatggtctgagcactaacaggctgaccccccacctcttcactctgcagcaatgctgacagcactcctgtaacgagtcacatgacattttggagggtaaatgacaagtagtactcaatttggacatttaggggatgtacgtagtttctatggggtgtactcacatttgttgccagtggtttagatattaatggctaaaataaattaactctattgtataagctgcacacagagtacttttcattgtgtcaaagtgtcattttttcagtgttgtcccgtgaaaagatatacttaaatatgtatctgcagaaatgtgaagggggtactcacttttgtgatacactgtattaccGTCAattgcagacaatgagttaaaaactacCAATTCATTATGTTTCATTGCTTCAATACTAGTTTCAAATAGTGTAGATTTAGGTAAGTGGTAGGATTTTTCGGGTTACGGGTAAATTTTGCTGTACGGAGGGCAAAAAAGAAGGCATTCTTACAGAAATGTATTGCTTGACATTGTTGATATACTGCGGCCCACCGGCCTTGCGCCTCTTAATCAACACCGACAGTTTCTGATATGCCACGAACTCGTTGAGGAAGGTCTTCATGCCCACCAACTCAGCCACCATGAAGCTGTCCTCCCATGAAACCCCCATCATGAATGTCAGGGGCATAAACAGGTACGAGCATATCAGCTGCAAGATGGTAAGTAGTTTGAATTCATTTTACTTTCAGTAATATATTGtacattattatttgaaattattTTGTGTGTGCCGTTTACCGAGAAGCTGAGCTGGGGGAAGTCAAACATGGCCCCCAACCAGGAGAGGACGCCGTCGAAGAAAGCCAACAGTGCCATGAAGGACAAGAGGTTACTCACCACGTTGGCCACTATTCCCACAGCAAAGATGGCCCCTTGCGACGCTGCCTCCAGCATGTTAGTACTCCCCCTCAATGAAACAATACATATTTTAAATACCTTTGCTTTGTGTGCTTTGCACTTTATCTGTAACACCCGGTGTTGACAGAATAGCCTAATCCCTGGCTAAAAggaaagtacaggtagtccccggtttacgaacgagttccgttcccacGCTAGCGacaaacccaaatttccgcataagtcagaattaactctttaaaaaaataatgatccaaaaagtccaaaagtattttattttgtttattgatggaggatacactggcctctggtggcagtgttgggtgTGGCTGGACTGTCACCTCAGCTTCTATGATTGTGTAGgagactcgtctgacatggatatagGACAGCTGCTCTCTCATTTGGCCAACATAAGACTGTAAATTTTTTCagcttaagtttagagctacagtttgtggacttATGTGTGAACATTTAGCTATGAAAAttttaaatacgttagcattcgtagcatttaaggtagcggaTTTTTGCTAGGCAAATTAGGACAATTTAATCAACAAAGTTTACATCTTGATCAGgcaagatggacgtttgaacaccaattgtttttttcttttaatttttgtcttagtcttttagacgaaaatacttattagtctcagTCACAGTTTTCGTCGACGAAATCTTAtacaaatttcatctagttttagttgacagacaaaatgttttcatctgtaaaattcaagttttaaccccccccccaaataaaaaggtttccaacaatttcgaatgaccaTAGACAGATGAGCGcaaattgtagcgtctacaaggacaatgtcaACTTTGAgatgataatacacattcagcaggaaaagcagtagattattcaattaaacttacatagaagccacaaactgtatgtaaaaaacaaacaaacaaacaaaataaagttGTCTGAGTGTTGAACATCCTCTATACTTGCTAACCAGAAAAGTCAAGTGGTTCTTTTTtgactggccagtgttttaaagagcatacgacaggagacaaaaagtcttaaatagcattattatgtgaattacaataatattttgagacgattcgactatatacaacaatttagcaaagcgcagatgacgagaaattagtcttttaatctgccagttagccacgcttaccattatagggctctagcgtccccaacaggtggatgacgtcagcgggagactgggctcatcggttttactactcaacccattgagggggaattattcagaacgaggaaaacgtgacgaagagagccgcaaaatgtcattgtttcagtctctctactccaatatttttacaggatattctttttatccaagtatttttctccaGTAGCTAAATAGATAGCttcagaaggaccagtcaggctgtcgagggggaactattgacaacgaggaaaacgcgacgaagagagctgcaaaatgtcattgtttctgtctctttacttcaatatttttacaggatattctttttatccaattattttccccaattgctaaataaatggcatggtcatgacaaataacagtcttgtgctaaatggaatatgaaataataaaaatgcacttattcaggacgacatgacaaaattactccataatggtcaaaactgtcgacttcacctttactgtcgcacctcccaaacgatattttgtgacacctaaatcggacatatatcATTTCTCTTCCCCGGCGTCGGAGAATGCAAACAAACTAagaagcgtgacagctagccgacatgctaacccgaaccgagtgatgtttcaaagtcttcgaagccgaAAATCtcccataactagcccggattatttgacatgaagactgggttgtcgattgtcttcgcggatcggcaaaccgcccgggggacagcaatttacagttcgctccccggaggagggcggctgcagttgttgtgcagctaacgtgcagctaatgtgcatgaggagagctttttatatccctaccaatgatcaaacgtaagcagtcctttatttaaagaaagtttgtaatgtttactttgtaatcgctgtattcgtatttgacataatacaaaacaagatgtttactcacttcctcgtaagtccaatggtcccacattagtaagggcttgttttggccaatatccacggtgaatgggaaccttttgaaactccaaaaaggcgcactcgcctctccctcataaagcaagatttttctgcagccgtttggctggcgtgatgcgaaaaacaaacgtattaatccacaaaatcagctgaatcctcagtcctcatacacaacagtacggctgtttagtgaagaggacgccttcacccgtacacgtcacagcgccctcctcctcaatgcaagactgaaGCGGGAAGtccctcattttcatggcgcgggattaaaaaaacgaaataaatatagcgatcgcttccacacacatccaagcggtccatatcattcaggagcataaaataccgcgtgtattatgaaataaacattcgTGTCACATGCGAGGACGttcgccattctgaagctaatgctaacgcgaccgtaaatgctatgctaacgctaggagttacatttagcatctgatgatcactcagcacaaaccttgaaaggttaaagcaacattgcatattctctcttgccaagataagaaaacaaatcttaccgtgtttccaaacaagcaagatggagcgcagcctcGCTCTAGACGCAACCTAAACTTCGGTGAGGAGAGTCACGGAGAGGCGCAGCAGATCTCACataagtgacacgacccaagCTCTGCTAAAATGTAAGCTGAGGTACTCCactaacaatatgaaaatgtcatgaaCTGTTAACATTACAGAATTTAGAAACAATGTCGCATCTTcgtctcgttgtcgtctcgtcagacgcaaactggcattcgtgtctTTATGTTCCAGTCCCCGAAGCCACGTTTTTATCTCCTTGTCGTCATAAAAAAATCGTTCGTCgactaaatattttcgttatcgtcattgttgatgaaaacaacactgctgtgtTATATTTACTTGCCTATATGCTATGGTTTATCTTACCCTTTGATTTTGACATCACGACACGCTTTTGTGCTCGGTGTCTCTGTTTCTGGCCAGAATATTTTGGAGATAGCCAGCGAGGCGGGAGCGGAAAGCAACGACGCCGTCAACAAGTGCGTAGCATCCACCTTACAAAAACAAGGAAACAGTGAATATGCAGCCCTTTTACAAATCCCAACAATCCGATATGGTATTATctataatgtaaataaataaacaaattaattaataaataaagatcAATACAGGATATCTTTATTTTAGATACAAAAACAATTGACAGATCTGCAGGTTTGACAATTTTTCCTTGTTGGGGTTCAATTAATATATAGTGtatacacagtggtacctctacatacagaattttcaggttaagacacgcctcaacaggaaaatattgcctcttgttaagaaagaaatttcaggatacaaaaagaaaaaatactgtatggCTGGTAGTCgcggctcccagagtttactgaatgtagcatacttatagctgctctgccattggctattgccaggcattcctggcatccagttggctaagagggacctctactgcatGTGTACAGTAGAGGAATATTTTCTACTGTCTTGTattatctacagtggggcaaataagtatttagtcaaccactaattgtgcaagttcttccacttgaaaatattagagaggcctgtaattgtcaacatgggtaaacctcaaccatgagggacagaatgtggaaaaaaaacaacagaaaatcacattgtttgatttttcaagaatttatttgcaaatcatggtggaaaataagtatttggtcaataccaaaagttaatactttgttatgtaccctttgttggcaattacggaggccaaacgttttctgtaactcttcacaagcttttcacacactattgctggtattttgcagatctcctctagagcagtgatgttttggggctgtcgttgggcaacacggactttcaattccctccacagattttctatggggttaaaatctggagactggctaggccactccaggactttgaaatgcttcttacgaagccactcctttgttgccctgcccgcccaaagcattatgtttccacccccatgcttcacagtgggtatggtgttcttcggatgcaattcagtattctttacacgagaacctgtgtttctaccaaaatgttctattttggcttcatctgaccataacacattctcccagtcctcttctggatcatccaaaagctttctagcgaaccacagacgggcctggacgtgtactggcttcagcagggggacacatctggcagtgcaggatttgagtccctggcggcgcattgtgttactgatagtagcctttgttactgtggtcccagctctctgtaggtcattcactaggtcccctcgtgtggttctgggatttttgcttactgttcttgttatcattttgacgccacggtgtgagatcttgcatggagccccagatcgagggagattatcagtggtcttgtatgtcttccattttctaataattgctcccacagttgatttctttacaccaagcattttacctattgcagattcagtcttcccagcctggtgcaggtctacaattttgtctctggtgtccttcgacagctctttggtcttggccatagtggagtttggagtgtgactgactgaggttgtggacaggtgtcttttataccgataatgggttaaaactggtgccattaatacaggtaacgagtggagtcacctcgttagaagaagttagacctctttgacagccagaaatcttgcttgtttgtaggtgaccaaatacttattttccactgtaatttggaaatgaattctttaaaaatcaaacaatgtgattttatgtttttttttctccacattctgtctctcatggttgagctttaccaatgttgacaattacaggcctctctaatcttttcaagtaggagaacttgcacaattggtggttgaccaaatacttatttgccccactgtattaatttACCAAAACGACTAATGCAGTAGATGATTGTATTGTTGTCCCCCCCATGTGTATTCTGTTATCTTGCTCACCCCAAAGGAGATGAAGACTCCCAAGAGGGTACCAGCAATGCTAGCAAAACCTCCTGTCATAACTGCATGCATCTCGGACATGGTTAGCTCACAGATGTAGGGTCGAATCAACAGGGGGGTTTCAGTCTGAAATATGTTGATTTGATGATGATCACCCAGTCATGGCATATTGTTGTCATGGCGACACACCTGCCCCAAGAAGATATTTGCGGCCGCAGCCGTCGATTCGACTGGAGACGTTCCCATGGTAACTTGCATTATGAAGCCGATCTGTCGACAGGAAGCGCAATCTTAGGTGTTCTTGTATTTTCCTTTTCAAACACATTGGCCGGCGCCACTGTTTTCTCACCTTGCTAACCAGCCACTGCATCAAGCCCAAGTGGTAGAGCACAGAGATGACGGCGCTCAGAAAAATCAGGATAGGCATCACCTGTGCgcataaaactttaaaaaacaaaaacaaaaaaactctttCATCAGATTTTTTAGATTAACAAATGTCACAAAGCAAGCTTACACCTTAAAGATGAAGAAGTGCTTTTGGAAATTGTCTCCAAAGACAAAACGAGAGCCAACGTCTGTGTAGGATATGAAGATCTGCACGGATGACATTATGTCACGTATTTACCGCACAAAAATCGAATggaattcaaatatattttatatgttttatactgtatgtcatataagcataattgtaacatgttaACAGGATgatacacacttttttttttaaatgacaaatatCTTATAACCATGTTTATGTGTGGTGTGCATATATACGCATGTACCTCAACTTTTTTGCCCATCCAGTCCAGTGCTTGTAGGCCAAAGGAGGACCTGAGCGCAATAAGACCAAAGACAAACTGCAGCCCGAGACCGCAGAACAATGCTTGCCATGACCACTAtaacatataaataaaataggTAGAAAAAGTTTGGGACATTTTGATCAATAGTGGGCGAACtccatttttgtcattttgaatTCAATGTGTGTTCGCATGATCTACCCTGAAAGGATGTTTGGAGAACAGCATCATGAGAAAGATGAGGAGCAGCAAACCAAAGAAAGACATTATTTGTCTTTTTCCATGCTTGCCTGTGTCCAGTATCAGCCAGCACACGAGGCCCACTAGCACACACGTGTATATTAGCCTGTAGATAGGAGATCCGCAAAATTACCTTGCACGgctacacacatacagtggtatctgaaccttttgtaatttctcacatttctgcataaaatcaccatcaaatgtgatctgatttgtcaaaatcacacagatgaaacaacagtgtctgctttaactaaaaccacccaaacatttatagattttcatattttacagtttttctcaaatgTCAGAACACATTTCAGGAAACCGCCCTCTGTTTTCTCTAAACTCTAAACACAAAACACTTTTCTCAAGCTAGCTCCACAAAAACTCGCATTCTCTTTGCAAAACGAAACTCTCAATCCAAAACCCAAACTTTCAACCACAAAACTGTTGCTCCTAATGCCAAGACTAAACTTTGACAACAAAATGGTCCTCACAGCTTGCAAAAATGTAAACACTATTAGATATCTATcgcacacttcaataaaaattgaaaacacaATGTGTGATGTTCTAACTGCCCCATCATCTGTATAGTAATCATTAGTAAGTCACAAATAATTTTTAGGGGGATTGAACCCCATTTATTGATGACAACCTGTACAAATGTACTTTTCccaaaacaaatatttcaaaGGAGAACAAAAGCATACATGGGGATACATGTCACAAATTCTTGTATGTACAGTAAAGAGGTGCTATGGTGTCTGTGGGAGGGGCTGTGCGGGGGCCTGCGACTCACGTCGTCGGGTGGGGTCAGGCCACAGGACCTCGTCCACATTGCAGGCTATGTTTTGTGTCGCCAGGCAGCGGAGGAAGAAAGTTCTGGCATGCCGGACCCAGCCTGAGTAATCCCCCACATCATCACAGGCCAGGTCTATGGCCCTGAGAAGGTTCTCTCTACTATATGGCTCCCGGTCATACACCTTCCACCGCCATGATGAGAAGAACTCCTCTATGAGGTTGAGGAAAGGTGTGTAGGGTGGCAGACATACGTTGAGGAATTGTTGGTGTATATTGAACCACTCTCTAATCTGGTTGGTACGGTGAAAGCCGATGTTATCCCAGATGATGGCATAGATAGGAGGAGGCTGTGCTGGAACCAGATTCTGCTGCTCACGGTCAATCAGGATATCCTGTAGCTCTCCCAAAATGTGAGGAGACACTGGTTGTTGAAGGACCCAAGGAGAGCATCAATTTTGAGTCGTTGTGCATTCTCAAGAGGCCAGCGTGGATAGTCTCATGTGTCTTCAATTTTGAGTTACCGTGTTTAAGCAATGACGCACGTGCTTTCATTGTGTTCAACTTTTGAT of Corythoichthys intestinalis isolate RoL2023-P3 chromosome 3, ASM3026506v1, whole genome shotgun sequence contains these proteins:
- the LOC130913536 gene encoding solute carrier family 28 member 3-like; this encodes MLAYEMLAVNRKLASCLLSSYLNQTFPDFRLLLAKVESLKGFCVQHGHDLRLLLKVLVVAGWVALVIAACVLNFRRAFVLLVISLLVLFFLVWDWMMGRYGDQIWEGLLPVREFISMHWIQVRWLIYTCVLVGLVCWLILDTGKHGKRQIMSFFGLLLLIFLMMLFSKHPFRWSWQALFCGLGLQFVFGLIALRSSFGLQALDWMGKKVEIFISYTDVGSRFVFGDNFQKHFFIFKVMPILIFLSAVISVLYHLGLMQWLVSKIGFIMQVTMGTSPVESTAAAANIFLGQTETPLLIRPYICELTMSEMHAVMTGGFASIAGTLLGVFISFGVDATHLLTASLLSAPASLAISKIFWPETETPSTKACRDVKIKGGSTNMLEAASQGAIFAVGIVANVVSNLLSFMALLAFFDGVLSWLGAMFDFPQLSFSLICSYLFMPLTFMMGVSWEDSFMVAELVGMKTFLNEFVAYQKLSVLIKRRKAGGPQYINNVKQYISVHSETIATYALCGFSNFASLGLTIAAMTTMAPERQSDISSCGIRALIAGSVSCLMTACVAGMLYIPKLECPQYLNSILNSTNVTMTTQLLTCCTQLYNSVTVHEPWNFTLQEFSKSSVQVCCALLPSSSHFNCSWLL